Proteins co-encoded in one Salvia splendens isolate huo1 chromosome 4, SspV2, whole genome shotgun sequence genomic window:
- the LOC121799072 gene encoding heavy metal-associated isoprenylated plant protein 36-like isoform X2: MASGQADQEPPQPPSLQYQTWVLKVSIHCQGCKRKVKKVLQSIEGVYTINIEAQQQKVTVTGNVDAQTLIKKLVKTGKHAELWPENPKPKDKKGNDKETDPKSSENTEDEDDDPPPDNGNVKISSPRLAGGNGGPTVKFMLDQPPENASAGDKPPPPENKSGGGGGGKKKKRRGRKGNNSSGGNKNSGGNSAGAPGNGAASSTGLEIPRVGITQAVDQINVSPPPLSAAYPSVPGAPGYYVAPSPYAYAYGLPEEYVAQAQPLDSFEVLSDENPNACCLI; the protein is encoded by the exons ATGGCGTCTGGACAAGCAGATCAAGAACCCCCACAACCTCCCTCTCTTCAGTACCAG ACATGGGTTCTAAAAGTTTCCATCCACTGTCAAGGCTGCAAAAGGAAAGTAAAAAAAGTGCTCCAAAGCATCGAAG GTGTTTACACAATAAATATCGAAGCGCAGCAGCAAAAAGTCACCGTTACCGGCAACGTGGACGCGCAGACCCTCATCAAGAAGCTGGTCAAGACAGGCAAACATGCAGAGCTCTGGCCAGAGAATCCCAAGCCCAAGGACAAGAAAGGAAACGACAAAGAAACCGACCCTAAAAGCTCCGAAAACACCGAAGATGAAGACGACGACCCGCCGCCTGATAACGGCAACGTCAAGATCAGCTCCCCGCGCCTCGCCGGCGGAAACGGCGGACCTACCGTCAAGTTCATGCTCGACCAGCCGCCGGAAAATGCCTCCGCCGGGGACAAGCCACCGCCGCCTGAGAATAaaagcggcggcggcggtggaggtaaaaagaagaaaaggcgGGGGCGAAAAGGGAATAACAGTAGTGGAGGAAATAAAAATAGTGGTGGGAATAGTGCGGGAGCACCGGGTAATGGTGCGGCGTCTAGCACAGGATTGGAGATTCCGAGGGTGGGAATCACGCAAGCCGTTGATCAGATCAATGTGAGCCCTCCACCGCTGAGTGCGGCGTATCCTAGCGTGCCAG GTGCGCCGGGGTACTACGTGGCGCCGTCGCCGTATGCTTACGCGTATGGGCTGCCGGAGGAGTACGTGGCACAAGCGCAGCCGTTGGATTCGTTCGAGGTGTTGAGCGATGAGAATCCTAATGCATGTTGCCTCATATGA
- the LOC121799072 gene encoding heavy metal-associated isoprenylated plant protein 36-like isoform X1: MASGQADQEPPQPPSLQYQTWVLKVSIHCQGCKRKVKKVLQSIEGVYTINIEAQQQKVTVTGNVDAQTLIKKLVKTGKHAELWPENPKPKDKKGNDKETDPKSSENTEDEDDDPPPDNGNVKISSPRLAGGNGGPTVKFMLDQPPENASAGDKPPPPENKSGGGGGGKKKKRRGRKGNNSSGGNKNSGGNSAGAPGNGAASSTGLEIPRVGITQAVDQINVSPPPLSAAYPSVPGAPQQAYVMSYNAAYPSVPGAPGYYVAPSPYAYAYGLPEEYVAQAQPLDSFEVLSDENPNACCLI, encoded by the exons ATGGCGTCTGGACAAGCAGATCAAGAACCCCCACAACCTCCCTCTCTTCAGTACCAG ACATGGGTTCTAAAAGTTTCCATCCACTGTCAAGGCTGCAAAAGGAAAGTAAAAAAAGTGCTCCAAAGCATCGAAG GTGTTTACACAATAAATATCGAAGCGCAGCAGCAAAAAGTCACCGTTACCGGCAACGTGGACGCGCAGACCCTCATCAAGAAGCTGGTCAAGACAGGCAAACATGCAGAGCTCTGGCCAGAGAATCCCAAGCCCAAGGACAAGAAAGGAAACGACAAAGAAACCGACCCTAAAAGCTCCGAAAACACCGAAGATGAAGACGACGACCCGCCGCCTGATAACGGCAACGTCAAGATCAGCTCCCCGCGCCTCGCCGGCGGAAACGGCGGACCTACCGTCAAGTTCATGCTCGACCAGCCGCCGGAAAATGCCTCCGCCGGGGACAAGCCACCGCCGCCTGAGAATAaaagcggcggcggcggtggaggtaaaaagaagaaaaggcgGGGGCGAAAAGGGAATAACAGTAGTGGAGGAAATAAAAATAGTGGTGGGAATAGTGCGGGAGCACCGGGTAATGGTGCGGCGTCTAGCACAGGATTGGAGATTCCGAGGGTGGGAATCACGCAAGCCGTTGATCAGATCAATGTGAGCCCTCCACCGCTGAGTGCGGCGTATCCTAGCGTGCCAGGTGCGCCGCAGCAAGCGTATGTCATGAGCTACAATGCGGCGTATCCTAGCGTGCCAGGTGCGCCGGGGTACTACGTGGCGCCGTCGCCGTATGCTTACGCGTATGGGCTGCCGGAGGAGTACGTGGCACAAGCGCAGCCGTTGGATTCGTTCGAGGTGTTGAGCGATGAGAATCCTAATGCATGTTGCCTCATATGA
- the LOC121799653 gene encoding probable protein phosphatase 2C 40 — protein sequence MMIHGETISNSEGEIKVSFGYHCNGKNDSSWDRPNYIDIPSSGGLRRANSSFSCLSGAALSANATLANTNICNGLIASEILPTLDSPNSFRRIPSLTKMDLLSSSFQSNMTILSLSPSSPSETLDNDSFSLKSMSAPSRSESFLNAMELQIAGGAAGEDRVQAVCSEENGWLFCGIYDGFNGRDAADFLAGTLYETITSHLNLLDWDMDQDLSKGTDCLYMQNRNRFFQQSVLSSLQHALNQVESEFLHMVEQEMDDRPDLVSIGSCVLLTLLHGKNLYLLNLGDSRAVLATYDKGNSTGGSKGLRAVQLTDSHTVDNEDERIRVLNEHPDDPSTLVAGKVKGKLKVTRAFGVGYLKRKDMNDALMGILSVRNLISPPYVSMEPSLIAHEVSDSDHFVVLGSDGLFDFFTNDEVVNLVHLYMLRNPTGDPAKFLVEQLAARAADSAGFSMEELMSIPAGRRRKYHDDVTVMVIVLGTNKRTSKASTLCL from the exons ATGATGATACATGGTGAAACCATAAGCAATTCTGAAGGAGAGATTAAAGTCAGTTTTGGTTATCATTGCAACGGTAAGAATGATAGTTCTTGGGATAGGCCTAATTATATTGACATCCCGTCTTCTGGTGGACTCCGAAGAGCCAATAGTTCTTTCTCTTGCCTCTCTGGTGCTGCATTGAGTGCTAATGCTACGTTAGCTAACACAAATATTTGCAATGGGCTGATTGCCTCTGAGATACTCCCGACTCTGGACTCTCCTAATTCATTCCGGAGGATTCCATCTCTAACGAAAATGGACCTGCTGTCATCTTCTTTCCAGAGCAACATGACGATCTTGAGCCTCAGCCCGTCCTCACCAAGTGAGACACTTGATAATGATTCGTTTTCACTGAAGTCCATGAGCGCTCCTTCGAGAAGCGAAAGCTTTCTCAACGCAATGGAGCTGCAAATTGCCGGAGGGGCAGCTGGTGAAGACAGAGTTCAAGCTGTTTGCTCTGAAGAGAACGGTTGGCTTTTCTGTGGCATCTACGACGGCTTTAATGGAAGAGACGCAGCTGATTTTCTGGCCGGAACATTGTACGAGACAATCACCTCTCACCTCAACTTGCTAGACTGGGATATGGATCAGGATTTGTCAAAAGGCACTGACTGTTTGTACATGCAAAATAGGAATAGATTTTTCCAGCAGAGCGTGCTTAGCAGCCTTCAACACGCGCTCAATCAAGTGGAAAGTGAGTTTCTTCACATGGTCGAACAGGAAATGGATGACCGTCCTGATCTAGTATCTATTGGATCTTGCGTGTTGCTCACTCTACTCCATGGAAAAAACTTGTACTTGCTCAATCTTGGTGATAGCCGAGCAGTCTTGGCTACCTATGATAAAGGGAATAGCACGGGGGGCAGCAAAGGGCTGCGAGCCGTCCAGCTTACTGATAGTCATACTGTCGACAATGAAGACGAGAGAATCAGAGTTCTGAATGAACATCCCGACGACCCTTCTACACTCGTGGCTGGAAAAGTGAAAGGAAAGCTTAAGGTTACGAGGGCTTTTGGAGTTGGTTACTTGAAAAGG AAAGACATGAATGATGCTTTGATGGGTATTCTTAGTGTCCGTAATCTCATAAGTCCTCCTTATGTATCTATGGAACCATCTCTTATTGCACATGAAGTATCGGACTCTGATCACTTTGTTGTGCTTGGGAGCGATGGCTTGTTTGACTTTTTCACCAATGATGAAGTAGTGAACCTCGTGCATTTGTACATGCTAAGGAACCCTACAGGCGATCCAGCAAAGTTCCTAGTCGAGCAGCTCGCTGCAAGAGCAGCAGACTCAGCAG GTTTTAGCATGGAAGAGCTGATGAGCATCCCTGCTGGCAGAAGGCGGAAATATCACGACGACGTCACAGTCATGGTGATCGTCTTGGGGACGAACAAACGGACTTCGAAGGCATCAACGCTGTGTCTGTGA